The genomic interval TGGACACCGTGGATTTAACCATGCCGTTCGTGAAATTGCAACAGGACGAATTGACTTCACCTCACAAAATCATGGATATGCCGTTTCATCAGAAAACTTACCTGAAGACCTAATGATTACCCATGTTGAAATCAATGACGACTCAGTTGAAGGAGTGCGTCACAAACACTTCCCAGCTTTTTCAGTCCAATTTCACCCAGACGCAGCTCCTGGACCTCACGATGCCAGCTATCTTTTTGATGATTTCATGGATCTCATGGATAACTTCCAAAAATAGGATATTGATATAAATGTCTTTGAGTGTGTGACAGTATATTGCTCGTTAGATAATAAAAAAACTCAGAACTACTGAGTTTTTTTATTATCTATTTTTGTATAAGATTGTTACTGCTGAGCTTATTATTATAATTCCGATTAGTACAAAACTAAGATCCGCTTTGCTATTAACACCAGTTTCTGGTAATGTTTTTATATTTCCTTCTTCTGAAGCTTTTGTAATCTTGTTATCCAAGACAATAGAATCTTTTGAAATATTTAATGTATTTTTATTTATAGAGGGAGCTGGTTCAGGATTTGGAGCTGGTTCAGGATTTGGAGCTGGTTCAGGATTTGGAGCTGGTTCAGGATTTGGAGTGGGTTCAGGATTTGGAATAGGTTCAGGATTTGGAATAGGTTCGGGATTTGGATTAGGTTCGGGATTTGGATTAGGTTCAGGGTCTGGATTAGGTTCAGGGTCTGGGGTAGGATCAGGGTCTGGATCGGGCCTAGGTGCCTCATTAATCTGAATCATATTTGTTATTGAATAGGGAGTTACATGCCGATCATTTTCAGGAAGTGCATCTGTAACGTTAAGTTGAAATGTCTGGCTTCCAGAACTAATATTAGAAGTATCTATCATAATATCAAAGGTACCCGTATGGGAATTATTATCAATAGTAATATTTGAAATAACTACATAGTCAAGGTTAGAGTTCACAATTATGTCTTGAGTTGTAAGGGAGTCACCACCATAATAACCGAAGGTAGCCCTCCCGGTGATAATGTCGCCTTGTGTTACTTCAACAATTCCAGAGTCAAGTCCCATATTGAAAAATTCAATCGTTGAAATACCATACCATTCTTGTTCGGCTTTTGCAGAAATATCCGATGATGGAGTATCAAGTTGGTCCGCCATTGAAGTTGAAGGTAAAGTAGTGAATAGTATACATGTTAAAAGAGTACATGTAGATAATGCAATAATTGATTTTTTCATTTTTAAAACTCCTGTAAGATATAAAATACATTTTAACACATTATTTCAATAATTAAAAAGACAATTTTACAAAATTGTCTATTATTTTACTAAAAATACTTTGAGGTTATTGAAAATATGGTCTTAAATTAGAGAAGTTCAGTTATAGGGAACTTGTCTTGTATTGGCTGTTAATGATTCTTATTTTCTCCGAAGCCGAAGACTCAAAAAAGTATAAGTTATTGATTATTTTTTATTATTCATTTAAGAAATAAGTTCTATAATAAATCTATTCCAAAAAATAAACTTTTTCATAAATACTCCTAAAGCGCCTACTAATCTAGGCGTTTTTTTATCCTCTCGCTTACAAGTTTTATTACTTCAGAAAGTGAATAAAATATTTTTAGAGGCATTATCAAGCATACAAAGTATTTTAGAAGTTGAGATTCAAAGTGATACTCAAAATATTAACAATAAAAAGGCATAGGGATAGGTTTTTTCTAAGTTAGTTTTTATCGAGAAGAAAATGTTCTTCACTTATTTACTGGTAAAATAATCAAATTTCCTCATGAATTTTTGTTTATAAACTTTAAATTTCAACCAATCTATTGATTACGCATTTCTATAATTATATGTAGCATGCACTTAGAAAAAGTTAATTCTTTTTGTAAGTTTAAAAAATACGCAATATGTTATAATCTAGAGATATGAAAATTAAAAAAATAGTATTTTCACTTATTATTCTTATAATATGTACTGTTATAGGAGTCTTTTACTATGCTTTTAAAGTTGAACCTTACCGTTTAGTAGTCAATGAGCATCAAGTGAATAATACAAATTCTAAAGAAAATTTGAAAATTGTTCAGTTATCCGATTTACATATTAAAAAGGATTTTAATGCTGATCGATTAGATAAAGTGATTCAAAAAACAAATGAACAAAATCCTGATTTTATTATTTTCTCGGGAGATTTATATGATAATTATTCGCAATACAATGAAAATGAAGCTGTTATTTCTAAGTTAAAAAGTCTGAAAGCAAAATATGGGAAAATTGCAATTTGGGGCAATCGAGATTATGGTGGGGGATCTGTCAGAGAATATGCAAATATTATGGCTGAATCTGATTTCTCTCTTTTAAGAAATGAAAATCAAGTTTTTACTTTGGATAATGGTAAGA from Lactococcus lactis carries:
- a CDS encoding metallophosphoesterase — encoded protein: MKIKKIVFSLIILIICTVIGVFYYAFKVEPYRLVVNEHQVNNTNSKENLKIVQLSDLHIKKDFNADRLDKVIQKTNEQNPDFIIFSGDLYDNYSQYNENEAVISKLKSLKAKYGKIAIWGNRDYGGGSVREYANIMAESDFSLLRNENQVFTLDNGKKILFTGLDEALLGNPQFPSPNQMAETSYDILLTHEPDEVSQYQNKGYELILSGHSHGGQINIPLIPQIQKKATALMSHANNYTGGLYQLGANEKLYVNTGIGTTHLSARFGVAPEIAVLTF